The following proteins come from a genomic window of Carassius gibelio isolate Cgi1373 ecotype wild population from Czech Republic chromosome B8, carGib1.2-hapl.c, whole genome shotgun sequence:
- the LOC127964222 gene encoding carnitine O-acetyltransferase encodes MLCVLTRTATRAGLVKPCRRLSPLPVVQVSERPLVHQESLPKLPVPPLKQTCARYLASLEPLISEEEMTHSRELMDDFLRPGGVGERLQKSLERRARKTDNWLSDWWMQSAYLDSRMPVAMYTSPGVVLPKMHFQDRQGQMRFASKLIAGVLDFKSMIDSETLPVEYLGGKPLCMDQYYQVLTSCRIPGPKRDTVVNYAIGKTPPSHITVVHNFQFFILDVYNSDGSPLTVDQICVQLEKIWNTSLQTNKEPVGILTSNHRNTWGKAYNNLIKDKTNKESVRAIQKSIFTVCLDAPMPRVSDEMYHNKVAAQMLHGGGSRWNSGNRWFDKTLQFIVGEDGSCGLTYEHAPAEGPPIVFLVDHVVDYMKRSEMVRTPMIPLPMPQKLRFNITPEIKKDIEKAKQNMNIMVHELDVRVLNFTHYGRKFPKSHKMSPDAFIQMALQLAYYRMYQTCCPTYESASLRMFRLGRTEAIRSTTTESLQFTKAMDDPSIHNSEKAALLEKAIKVHREHTHMAIHGQGIERHMLGLKMMAIEDLTSLPEIFMDTSFAVSTHFNLYTSQVGSKTDCVMCFGPMVPDGYGICYNPMDDHINFAVTAFNSCEETNATKLSQFLEDSLLDMKTLLEQVSKTQ; translated from the exons ATGCTGTGCGTCCTGACCAGAACTGCA ACCAGGGCGGGGCTGGTGAAGCCCTGCCGTCGGCTCAGTCCACTGCCGGTGGTGCAGGTGTCGGAGCGGCCGCTGGTCCATCAGGAGAGTCTCCCGAAGCTGCCGGTTCCGCCGCTGAAGCAGACGTGCGCGCGCTATCTGGCCTCGCTCGAGCCGCTGATCAGCGAGGAGGAGATGACGCACTCGCGCGAGCTGATGGACGACTTCCTGCGGCCCGGCGGCGTCGGAGAGAGACTGCAGAAGAGCCTCGAGCGCCGGGCGCGCAAAACCGACAACTGG CTCTCTGACTGGTGGATGCAGTCGGCCTACCTGGACTCTCGAATGCCTGTGGCGATGTACACCAGCCCTGGGGTCGTTTTACCCAAAATGCACTTCCAAGACCGTCAGGGACAAATGAG GTTTGCTTCTAAACTTATTGCTGGGGTTTTGGATTTTAAAAGCATGATTGATAG TGAAACATTGCCTGTGGAATATCTGGGGGGCAAGCCTTTGTGCATGGACCAGTATTACCAGGTGCTGACTTCCTGTCGGATCCCTGGACCCAAGAGAGACACTGTGGTGAACTACGCTATCGGAAAGACCCCTCCTTCCCACATCACAGTGGTCCACAACTTTCAG TTCTTTATTCTGGATGTGTACAACAGCGATGGTTCACCACTGACTGTAGATCAGATCTGTGTTCAGCTGGAGAAGATCTGGAACACTTCCCTTCAGACTAATAAAGAGCCGGTTGGGATCCTGACCTCCAACCACCGTAACACCTGGGGCAAGGCCTACAACAACCTTATCAAGG ACAAGACAAATAAGGAGTCAGTGAGGGCAATCCAGAAGAGCATCTTCACAGTGTGTCTTGATGCACCAATGCCACGCGTGTCAGATGAGATGTACCATAACAAGGTGGCCGCTCAAATGCTCCATGGTGGAGGCAGTCGCTGGAACAGTGGGAACCGCTGGTTCGACAAAACACTGCAG TTCATAGTTGGAGAGGACGGATCCTGTGGACTCACCTATGAACATGCTCCGGCTGAGGGCCCTCCCATTGTTTTCCTGGTGGATCATGTTGTTGACTATAT GAAGAGATCTGAGATGGTACGAACTCCCATGATTCCACTTCCTATGCCACAAAAACTTCGATTCAACATCACACCAGAAATCAAGAAGGACATTGAGAAAGCCAAACAAAACATGAACAT AATGGTGCATGAGCTGGACGTCCGAGTGCTCAACTTCACACACTATGGAAGAAAATTCCCAAAGTCTCATAAAATGAGTCCTGATGCATTCATCCAAATGGCTCTGCAGTTGGCATACTATAG GATGTATCAGACCTGCTGTCCGACCTACGAAAGCGCCTCCTTACGCATGTTTAGATTGGGCAGAACTGAAGCCATTCGATCCACCACCACAGAATCGCTCCAGTTCACAAAAGCCATGGATGATCCATCAATACAT AATAGTGAGAAAGCAGCACTGCTCGAAAAGGCCATCAAAGTccacagagaacacacacacatg GCCATCCATGGGCAGGGTATAGAGAGGCACATGCTGGGTCTAAAGATGATGGCCATTGAGGATCTGACCTCTTTACCTGAGATCTTCATGGACACGTCGTTCGCTGTATCTACACATTTTAATCTCTACACAAGTCAG gttGGATCAAAGACAGACTGCGTTATGTGTTTCGGACCCATGGTTCCTGATGGTTACGGTATCTGCTACAACCCCATGGATGACCATATCAACTTCGCAGTTACTGCCTTCAACAGCTGCGAGGAAACAAATGCCACGAAACTGTCACAGTTTCTAGAAGACTCGCTTCTGGACATGAAGACTCTTCTGGAGCAGGTCTCTAAGACCCAGTGA
- the timm17b gene encoding mitochondrial import inner membrane translocase subunit Tim17-B, which translates to MEEYAREPCPWRIVDDCGGAFTMGAIGGGVFQSVKGFRNAPVGVRHRLRGSANAVRVRAPQIGGSFAVWGGLFSTIDCGLVRLRGKEDPWNSVTSGAMTGAILAARSGPLAMVGSAMMGGILLALIEGIGILLTRYTAQQFQNPSPFVEDPSQLPPKEGQETRGYGQYQ; encoded by the exons ATGGAGGAATATGCCCGTGAACCGTG TCCATGGAGGATAGTTGATGACTGTGGCGGTGCTTTTACCATGGGGGCCATTGGAGGAGGGGTGTTCCAGTCTGTTAAAGGCTTTCGAAACGCACCTGTG GGTGTTCGACACAGGCTTAGGGGGAGCGCTAATGCTGTGAGAGTACGAGCACCCCAAATTGGAG GTAGTTTTGCTGTATGGGGTGGGCTCTTTTCCACCATAGACTGTGGTCTGGTGCGTTTGCGGGGTAAAGAAGACCCCTGGAACTCCGTCACCAGTGGAGCCATGACTGGAGCCATACTGGCTGCTCGCA gtgGTCCGCTAGCCATGGTGGGCTCTGCAATGATGGGGGGGATCCTTCTTGCCCTAATCGAGGGAATTGGGATACTTCTTACAAGATACACAGCACAGCAGTTTCAGAATC CGAGTCCTTTTGTGGAGGACCCGAGTCAGCTTCCCCCAAAAGAAGGCCAAGAGACACGCGGATATGGACAGTATCAGTAA
- the LOC127962984 gene encoding PRA1 family protein 2, with amino-acid sequence MVDVQPPPFRTLDDFLLGSARFSVPDVRNLDRWNNRIINNLLYYQSNYFASSVAFLLIVGYFQPLKLILGASVVILLFLGFVWVAENKAVIRRFRRNHPSLSLAAILGSSYLILSVLGGVAVFLFGIAFPILMILIHASVRLRNLKNKLENKLESIGLKRTPMGLLLEALGQEQEAGS; translated from the exons ATGGTGGATGTTCAGCCTCCCCCTTTCCGGACCCTGGACGATTTTCTGCTGGGTTCGGCCCGGTTCTCAGTGCCTGATGTCCGTAACTTAGATCGGTGGAACAACCGGATCATTAACAACCTGCTGTACTACCAGTCCAACTATTTTGCCTCCTCCGTGGCATTTCTGCTAATAGTCGG GTATTTCCAACCGCTCAAGTTGATTCTTGGGGCAAGCGTTGTGATCCTTCTGTTTTTGGGGTTTGTCTGGGTGGCTGAAAACAAGGCCGTAATCCGACGTTTCCGGAGGAATCATCCATCGCTGTCACTTGCTGCAATTTTGGGCTCCAGCTACCTTATTCTGTCTGTTTTAGGAGGGGTAGCTGTTTTCCTCTTTGGCATTGCCTTTCCCATTTTAA TGATTCTCATCCATGCTTCAGTGAGACTCCGAAACCTTAAGAATAAACTGGAGAATAAGCTGGAGAGTATAGGATTGAAGAGGACTCCTATGGGCCTGCTGCTGGAAGCACTGGGACAGGAACAAGAGGCTGGATCATAG